A window from Mangifera indica cultivar Alphonso unplaced genomic scaffold, CATAS_Mindica_2.1 Un_0016, whole genome shotgun sequence encodes these proteins:
- the LOC123205780 gene encoding protein indeterminate-domain 7-like, with amino-acid sequence MMKGLIFHQQHQQVLEENMSNLTSASGDQASVSSGNHQQYFASPPPSQVQPSAKKKRNLPGNPDPDAEVVALSPKTLMATNRFVCEICKKGFQRDQNLQLHRRGHNLPWKLKQRTNKEVKKVYVCPEASCVHHDPSRALGDLTGIKKHFCRKHGEKKWKCDKCSKRYAVQSDWKAHSKICGTREYRCDCGTLFSRRDSFITHRAFCDALAEESARAITGTNNPVLHQPGSSSSPHVNQFDPQDLQTFALKNEQQSFSLRQEIIPTWLATKNQPIPGPPFTQGLDLSSSSSSVFNTHHQHQEFVHPNPNSSLSPTLPPYHQTVAAAAGGASSPHMSATALLQKAAQMGATMSNNKTSTPAPSSHSHGSLMNVRPHHLHQQQQAHVCADSAKNITTAGFGLNLSSREGLGSSGGSGSFVHGLTPFANKAATAPPTAAGSGALLQEVMNSLSSAVSLDNVFKASANFNATTAASHSRNDDHHHQTRDFLGLRSLSQSDILNIAGLGNCMNSSSSSSSHKQQQHTHHSQKTWRG; translated from the exons ATGATGAAAGGTTTGATATTCCACCAGCAACATCAACAAGTTTTAGAAGAAAACATGTCTAATTTGACTTCAGCATCTGGTGATCAAGCTAGTGTTTCTTCAGGAAATCATCAGCAATACTTTGCTTCACCACCACCATCTCAAGTTCAACCATCtgctaaaaagaaaagaaacctaCCGGGAAACCCAG ACCCAGATGCAGAAGTGGTGGCTTTGTCGCCCAAAACACTGATGGCAACAAACAGATTTGTGTGTGAGATCTGCAAGAAGGGTTTTCAGAGGGACCAGAATCTTCAACTTCATAGAAGAGGGCATAATTTACCATGGAAATTAAAGCaaagaacaaacaaagaagTGAAGAAGGTGTATGTTTGTCCAGAAGCAAGCTGTGTCCACCATGACCCTTCAAGAGCTCTCGGAGACTTAACAGGAATCAAGAAACACTTCTGCAGAAAACATGGAGAGAAGAAGTGGAAATGTGACAAATGCTCCAAGAGGTATGCAGTTCAATCAGATTGGAAAGCTCACTCCAAAATTTGTGGCACTAGAGAGTACAGATGTGACTGTGGCACCCTGTTCTCAAG GAGGGATAGTTTTATCACACACAGAGCTTTCTGTGATGCTTTAGCTGAAGAGAGTGCAAGAGCAATCACAGGAACGAACAATCCTGTACTACATCAGCCTGGCTCTAGTTCTTCCCCTCATGTCAACCAATTCGACCCACAAGACCTTCAAACTTTTGCACTTAAAAACGAGCAACAAAGTTTTAGCCTAAGACAGGAAATAATACCAACCTGGCTTGCTACTAAAAATCAACCAATTCCTGGACCACCATTCACACAAGGTTTAGATCTCtcttcatcatcctcatcaGTCTTCAACACTCATCATCAACATCAAGAGTTTGTGCATCCAAACCCTAATTCTAGTCTTAGCCCCACGCTTCCTCCATATCATCAAACAGTTGCAGCAGCAGCAGGAGGAGCTTCATCACCACACATGTCAGCAACAGCATTGCTGCAAAAAGCTGCACAAATGGGTGCAACAATGAGCAATAACAAGACTAGTACTCCTGCGCCTTCATCACATTCTCATGGCAGCTTGATGAATGTCAGGCCCCACCACCTCCATCAACAGCAACAAGCTCACGTGTGTGCGGATTCCGCAAAAAACATTACAACAGCTGGTTTTGGTCTCAATTTGTCTTCACGTGAAGGCCTTGGAAGCAGTGGTGGGTCTGGCTCATTTGTCCACGGGTTAACACCCTTTGCGAATAAAGCTGCAACTGCTCCTCCTACTGCAGCAGGCTCAGGCGCCCTTCTTCAAGAAGTGATGAATTCTTTGTCTTCAGCTGTTTCATTGGATAATGTTTTTAAAGCTTCCGCGAATTTCAATGCAACAACAGCAGCAAGTCATAGTAGAAATGATGACCATCATCATCAAACCAGAGATTTCTTAGGGCTAAGATCCCTCTCTCAATCTGATATTCTCAACATTGCGGGTCTGGGAAATTGCAtgaactcttcttcttcttcttcctctcatAAGCAACAACAACATACTCATCACTCTCAGAAAACATGGCGAGGTTAg